A genome region from Candidatus Niyogibacteria bacterium includes the following:
- the secY gene encoding preprotein translocase subunit SecY → MWDKFRLIFKNTDLRKKMFFVLGILAVSRISAIIPIPGVDVFRLKSFFAGNQFFGLLNIFSGGALDNLSIVMLGVGPYITASIILQLLTMIFPALKELYHEEGEAGRQKFDQYSRILAVPLAILQGFGLLTLLERQGVLANLTFFDRFINVLVVTAGAVFLMWLGELISEYGIGNGVSVIIFAGIVSRIPQAVRQTLFVLDISQLPMIIGFLIAAAAIIAAVVIITEGERPLPVSYAKRIRGMKIYGGMSTYLPLKVNQAGVIPIIFALSILLFPQMIFNLLAGVGGTALQSVFTALINFFNNPWIYAVLYFVLVFLFTYFYTAVTFDPEEISKNLQKSGAFVPGLRPGRSTADFIGKVLNRITLIGAIFLGLIAVLPLAVRAMTGFTSLTIGGTALLIVVSVVLDTVKKIESQIVMREYE, encoded by the coding sequence ATGTGGGATAAATTTCGTCTTATTTTTAAAAATACCGACCTTAGAAAAAAGATGTTTTTTGTCTTGGGAATTTTGGCGGTGTCCAGAATAAGCGCGATTATCCCCATTCCCGGAGTGGATGTTTTTCGTTTAAAGTCTTTTTTTGCCGGCAACCAGTTTTTCGGCCTTTTGAATATTTTTTCCGGCGGCGCTTTGGATAATCTTTCCATTGTTATGCTTGGCGTAGGCCCTTACATTACCGCTTCAATTATTTTACAGCTTTTGACGATGATTTTTCCGGCTCTCAAAGAACTTTATCATGAAGAAGGCGAAGCGGGCCGCCAAAAATTTGACCAATATAGCCGGATTTTAGCCGTGCCTTTAGCCATTCTTCAGGGTTTTGGGCTTCTGACTCTTTTGGAGCGCCAGGGAGTTTTGGCAAATTTAACTTTTTTTGACCGATTCATCAATGTTCTGGTAGTGACGGCCGGCGCCGTCTTTTTAATGTGGCTGGGTGAACTGATTTCCGAGTACGGCATTGGCAACGGCGTTTCCGTTATAATTTTTGCCGGTATCGTGTCCAGAATTCCGCAAGCCGTCCGCCAAACGTTATTTGTTTTGGATATTTCTCAATTACCGATGATTATCGGATTTTTAATCGCCGCGGCGGCGATTATCGCCGCGGTGGTGATTATTACCGAAGGCGAAAGGCCTTTGCCGGTTTCTTACGCCAAAAGAATAAGAGGAATGAAAATCTACGGTGGGATGTCCACTTATCTGCCTTTGAAAGTCAATCAGGCCGGAGTGATTCCGATAATTTTTGCGTTGTCTATTTTGCTTTTTCCGCAGATGATTTTTAATTTGTTGGCGGGCGTGGGCGGAACTGCTTTGCAAAGCGTTTTTACCGCGCTGATTAATTTTTTTAATAATCCCTGGATTTATGCCGTTCTTTATTTCGTTTTGGTATTTTTATTCACTTATTTTTACACGGCGGTCACTTTTGATCCCGAAGAAATTTCAAAAAATCTTCAGAAAAGCGGAGCTTTCGTGCCCGGCCTCCGGCCCGGCCGCTCCACCGCAGATTTTATCGGAAAAGTTTTGAACCGCATTACTTTGATCGGCGCCATTTTTTTAGGATTAATCGCGGTTTTGCCTTTGGCGGTCAGGGCAATGACCGGCTTTACTTCTTTGACGATCGGCGGCACCGCTCTTCTGATCGTGGTTTCCGTGGTTTTGGATACGGTTAAAAAAATTGAATCCCAAATCGTAATGAGAGAATACGAATAA
- a CDS encoding uL15 family ribosomal protein, translating into MQLHEIKPTTKKKFKKRIGRGGKRGSYSSRGIKGQKARAGHRMRPEMRDIIKKLPKKRGYRFKAIKEKPKVINIGDLSPHFKDNDKVTPKILMEKGLLKLKSGKMPAIKILGAGNLDKKLLIENCQISESARKKIKENGGHVG; encoded by the coding sequence ATGCAATTGCACGAAATTAAACCAACAACCAAAAAAAAGTTTAAGAAACGGATCGGCCGCGGCGGAAAGCGCGGCAGTTATTCCAGCCGGGGAATTAAGGGTCAAAAAGCCCGCGCCGGCCACCGGATGCGCCCTGAAATGAGGGATATTATAAAAAAACTGCCGAAAAAGCGCGGTTATCGTTTTAAAGCGATTAAAGAAAAGCCAAAAGTGATAAATATCGGAGATCTTTCCCCACATTTTAAAGACAACGATAAAGTAACGCCGAAAATCTTGATGGAAAAAGGTTTATTAAAATTAAAATCGGGAAAAATGCCGGCCATTAAAATTTTAGGCGCGGGCAATTTGGATAAAAAACTTTTAATTGAAAACTGCCAGATTTCTGAATCAGCCCGAAAAAAGATAAAAGAAAACGGCGGCCATGTGGGATAA
- a CDS encoding 30S ribosomal protein S5, whose translation MILSEEKKYKKRPASKREEKSAEFEQRLIDLRRVARVVAGGRRFTFRATLVVGDRGGWVGIGTGKGADTTIAIDKAVRIAKKNLIKVPITKNNSLPYESKGKYGAAKVLLRSAPAGKGLTAGSSARVILELAGVKNATAKILSRTKNKLNNAKATLEAIKKLSL comes from the coding sequence ATGATTTTATCGGAAGAAAAAAAATATAAAAAAAGGCCGGCGTCAAAACGCGAAGAAAAAAGCGCCGAATTTGAACAGCGGCTTATTGATTTAAGGCGCGTGGCGCGCGTAGTGGCGGGCGGACGGCGTTTTACTTTTCGGGCTACTTTAGTGGTGGGTGATCGCGGCGGGTGGGTCGGCATCGGCACGGGCAAGGGCGCGGATACGACTATCGCCATAGATAAAGCGGTCAGAATCGCTAAAAAGAATTTAATAAAAGTTCCGATAACTAAAAATAATTCTTTGCCTTATGAATCTAAAGGGAAATATGGCGCGGCAAAAGTGCTTTTGCGCTCCGCTCCCGCGGGAAAAGGCCTGACCGCCGGCAGTTCCGCCCGGGTTATTTTGGAATTAGCCGGAGTTAAAAATGCCACGGCAAAGATTTTATCCCGCACCAAAAATAAATTAAATAACGCGAAAGCAACGTTGGAAGCCATAAAAAAGTTAAGTTTATAA
- a CDS encoding 50S ribosomal protein L18, producing the protein MDTKRQKRIQRHKRVRARVRGTAGCLRLSVFRSNKHIFLQLINDEEQKTVLGIGDFLKKGKSKDKNKETKVEKARRLGEKIAELALKAGVKKVVFDRGGYFYHGRIKAAAEGARKGGLNF; encoded by the coding sequence ATGGACACAAAACGCCAAAAACGAATACAGCGCCATAAGCGAGTGCGGGCAAGAGTCAGAGGCACGGCCGGCTGTCTTCGCCTTTCCGTTTTTAGGTCAAATAAACATATATTTTTGCAGCTGATCAATGACGAAGAACAAAAAACTGTTTTAGGCATAGGCGATTTTTTAAAAAAAGGAAAATCCAAGGATAAAAATAAAGAAACAAAAGTTGAAAAAGCTCGCCGTCTCGGCGAAAAAATCGCGGAGCTTGCTTTGAAAGCCGGCGTGAAAAAAGTTGTTTTTGATCGGGGCGGATATTTTTATCACGGCCGGATTAAAGCCGCGGCGGAAGGGGCGCGCAAAGGAGGTTTAAATTTTTAA
- the rplF gene encoding 50S ribosomal protein L6, translating into MSRIGKNPIKIPAGVTVTIKDGGVKIKGPKGELARDFLKEIKIEAMDGKINLRIDKMTKNSSALWGTYASHIKNMIEGVTDGFQKKLEIEGIGYRVKLEGEKLILSLGFSHPIEVKKPAGVDFQIEKNKIIISGSDKELVGQTAANIRALKKAEPYKGKGIRYEGEVIRRKTGKKAAATA; encoded by the coding sequence ATGAGCAGAATAGGAAAAAATCCGATAAAAATTCCGGCCGGAGTAACCGTAACAATAAAAGACGGCGGAGTTAAAATTAAAGGGCCAAAAGGCGAATTAGCGCGCGATTTTCTGAAAGAAATAAAAATAGAAGCCATGGACGGAAAAATCAATTTACGGATTGATAAAATGACCAAGAATTCTTCGGCGCTTTGGGGAACTTACGCTTCCCACATTAAAAATATGATTGAGGGCGTGACCGATGGTTTTCAAAAAAAATTAGAAATAGAGGGCATTGGTTATCGGGTTAAGCTGGAAGGGGAAAAGTTGATCTTGAGCCTTGGTTTTTCGCATCCGATAGAAGTCAAAAAGCCGGCTGGCGTGGATTTTCAAATAGAGAAAAATAAGATTATTATTTCCGGAAGCGATAAAGAATTAGTGGGACAAACAGCGGCTAATATCAGAGCTTTAAAAAAAGCGGAACCTTATAAAGGAAAAGGCATCCGTTATGAAGGGGAAGTAATCAGAAGAAAAACCGGCAAAAAAGCGGCGGCCACTGCTTAA
- the rpsH gene encoding 30S ribosomal protein S8, with translation MDQISDMLIRIKNAQAVKKESADISHSKLKMEIAKIMQINGFIGNFSKKGKKNKKIINVSLLYNKEGQGRIHGLRRVSKLSRRIYRPATALRPIRQGAGLAVISTSKGLMTDKEARRKKIGGEVFFEIW, from the coding sequence ATGGATCAAATTTCCGACATGTTAATAAGGATTAAAAACGCGCAGGCCGTAAAAAAAGAAAGCGCGGATATTTCTCATTCCAAATTAAAAATGGAAATTGCCAAGATTATGCAGATTAACGGTTTTATCGGAAACTTTTCCAAAAAAGGCAAAAAAAATAAAAAAATAATTAATGTTTCTTTGCTTTATAATAAAGAAGGCCAGGGTCGAATTCACGGCCTAAGGCGCGTTTCCAAACTTTCCAGGCGGATTTATCGGCCGGCAACCGCGCTTCGTCCGATCAGGCAAGGAGCGGGATTGGCGGTGATTTCCACTTCCAAAGGTTTGATGACGGATAAAGAAGCGCGCCGAAAAAAAATAGGCGGCGAAGTATTTTTTGAAATTTGGTAA
- a CDS encoding type Z 30S ribosomal protein S14: MAKTSVIARANKKPKYPSRATRRCFRCGRKRGFMRDFNLCRICFRELANEGLIPGIKKSSW, encoded by the coding sequence ATGGCTAAAACATCAGTTATCGCCAGAGCGAATAAAAAACCGAAATATCCGAGCCGCGCCACGCGCCGTTGTTTTCGCTGCGGCCGCAAGCGCGGATTTATGAGAGATTTTAATCTTTGCCGGATTTGTTTCAGGGAATTGGCGAATGAAGGGCTGATTCCGGGCATTAAAAAATCAAGTTGGTGA
- the rplE gene encoding 50S ribosomal protein L5, which yields MIFKSKNRKQIISEMKEKFGYENELAVPRLVKAAVNIGIGRYEDKQKEEIRKQLEAIIGQRAVAKGAKQAIASFKTRKGMPVGYAATLRGKRMADFFEKTINFTIPRMRDFRGIDQKSVDQGGNLTIGIRENILFPEMIGEDVKNIFGLEITFVTNAKSREEALEFFKVMGVPFVNPVKFREVYPNRAKDLTGVKK from the coding sequence AAGAAAAATTCGGATATGAAAACGAATTGGCGGTGCCGCGTTTGGTGAAAGCGGCGGTCAATATCGGCATTGGAAGATATGAAGACAAGCAAAAAGAAGAAATTAGGAAACAATTGGAAGCGATCATCGGCCAGCGGGCCGTGGCAAAAGGCGCTAAACAAGCGATTGCGTCTTTTAAAACCAGAAAAGGAATGCCGGTGGGCTATGCCGCCACTCTGCGGGGAAAAAGAATGGCTGATTTTTTTGAGAAGACGATAAATTTCACCATTCCCCGAATGCGCGATTTCCGGGGGATTGACCAAAAATCAGTGGATCAGGGAGGAAATTTAACCATCGGCATCCGGGAAAATATTTTATTTCCCGAAATGATCGGCGAAGACGTAAAAAATATTTTCGGATTGGAAATCACTTTTGTGACTAACGCCAAAAGCCGCGAAGAAGCGCTGGAATTTTTTAAAGTAATGGGCGTCCCGTTCGTAAACCCCGTTAAATTTCGCGAAGTTTACCCTAATAGGGCGAAAGATTTAACTGGGGTAAAAAAATAA